A single region of the Acidobacteriota bacterium genome encodes:
- a CDS encoding YqgE/AlgH family protein — protein sequence MTDSEPPKKGIASLAPSLLISMPQMVDPNFHQTVILLCEHGEDGAFGLVLNRRTETPAAEVVGMSPPVSGQSDLELWIGGPVSPERGWILLGNEPSEADSVRVCDGVFLSTSQTLLRRLLESPPPPRTRLLTGYAGWGPGQLDAELSLSSWLNADIDLDIVFDTEPDRMWDAVIRRLGVDPALLQTGGTSVN from the coding sequence ATGACTGACTCGGAACCTCCGAAGAAGGGCATCGCATCGCTCGCTCCGTCGCTGCTGATCTCGATGCCGCAGATGGTCGATCCCAACTTCCATCAGACGGTCATTCTGCTGTGCGAGCACGGCGAGGATGGCGCGTTCGGACTGGTGCTGAACCGGCGAACGGAGACGCCCGCAGCGGAGGTCGTCGGGATGTCGCCGCCGGTGTCGGGCCAGAGCGACCTGGAGCTCTGGATCGGCGGGCCGGTTTCGCCGGAACGGGGCTGGATTCTGCTGGGCAACGAGCCGAGCGAAGCGGATTCCGTCCGGGTCTGCGACGGGGTCTTCCTGTCCACGTCGCAGACGCTGCTGCGCCGCCTGCTCGAGTCGCCGCCGCCGCCGCGGACTCGCCTGCTGACCGGCTACGCCGGCTGGGGCCCCGGCCAACTCGACGCCGAGCTGTCCCTGTCGTCGTGGCTCAATGCCGACATCGACCTGGACATCGTCTTCGACACCGAGCCCGACCGGATGTGGGATGCGGTGATCCGGCGTCTGGGCGTCGATCCCGCCCTTCTGCAGACCGGCGGCACCTCCGTCAACTGA
- the ettA gene encoding energy-dependent translational throttle protein EttA, translating to MAPQYVYTMKGLGKRYPPDRVVLKDIWLSFLPGAKIGVLGLNGAGKSTLLRIMAGEITEFDGEAFPAAGVSVGYLAQEPQLDPNKDVAGNVNEGVADLRALLRRYDQITADVAQSGPGSLEMEEALDEQGELQTKIDAMGAWDLDSRIRMAMESLRLPPGHADVTTLSGGERRRVALCRLLLQSPDLLLLDEPTNHLDAESVAWLERFLADYPGTVVAVTHDRYFLDNVAGWILELDRGAGIPWEGNYSSWLAQKQQRLSIEAQQEAKRRRTLERELEWINMSPRARQAKGKARLNAYERLLSEESAKAIETVEIYIPPGPRLGDVVVEADNVIQGYGERALIGGLSFALPPAGIVGVVGANGAGKTTLLRLITGEEEPDAGTIRLGETVQVGYVDQDRDLDPDATVWEAISDRQDDVTLGKRTVASRAYVSWFNFRGSDQQRKVGTLSGGERNRVHLARLLRNGANLLLLDEPTNDLDVDTLRALEDALLAFAGCAVVVSHDRWFLDRIATHIIAFEGNSEVVWFAGNYSDYEADRKRRLGWKADHPQRIKFRKLTRA from the coding sequence ATGGCGCCACAGTACGTCTACACGATGAAGGGGCTCGGCAAGCGGTACCCCCCGGACCGCGTCGTGCTCAAGGACATCTGGCTGTCGTTCCTGCCGGGAGCGAAGATCGGCGTCCTCGGTTTGAACGGCGCGGGCAAGAGCACGCTGCTCCGGATCATGGCGGGCGAGATCACCGAGTTCGACGGCGAGGCGTTCCCCGCCGCCGGCGTGTCAGTCGGGTACCTGGCGCAGGAGCCGCAGCTCGACCCCAACAAGGACGTCGCCGGCAACGTCAACGAGGGCGTGGCGGACCTGCGGGCCCTCCTCCGCCGCTACGACCAGATCACCGCCGACGTGGCGCAGAGCGGACCCGGCTCGCTCGAAATGGAGGAGGCTCTCGATGAGCAGGGCGAGCTGCAGACGAAGATCGACGCCATGGGGGCGTGGGACCTCGATTCGCGTATCCGAATGGCGATGGAGTCACTCCGCCTGCCTCCCGGACATGCCGACGTCACGACCCTGTCAGGAGGCGAACGGCGCCGCGTCGCCCTTTGCCGGCTGCTGCTGCAGTCGCCCGACCTCCTCCTGCTGGACGAGCCGACGAACCACCTCGACGCCGAGTCGGTCGCCTGGCTGGAACGGTTCCTCGCCGACTACCCCGGCACGGTTGTGGCCGTAACCCACGACCGGTACTTCCTCGATAACGTCGCCGGCTGGATCCTCGAACTGGACCGCGGCGCCGGCATCCCGTGGGAAGGCAACTACTCGTCGTGGCTGGCCCAGAAGCAGCAACGCCTCAGCATCGAGGCGCAGCAAGAGGCGAAGCGGCGGCGGACGCTGGAGCGCGAGCTGGAGTGGATCAACATGTCGCCCCGCGCCCGGCAGGCCAAGGGGAAGGCGCGCCTGAACGCCTACGAGCGCCTGCTGTCGGAAGAGTCCGCCAAGGCGATCGAGACGGTCGAGATCTACATCCCGCCCGGGCCGCGCCTCGGTGACGTGGTGGTGGAAGCGGACAATGTGATCCAGGGCTACGGCGAGCGGGCCCTGATCGGCGGACTGTCGTTCGCCCTTCCGCCCGCCGGAATCGTCGGCGTCGTCGGAGCCAACGGCGCCGGCAAGACGACGCTGCTCCGGCTCATCACCGGCGAGGAAGAGCCCGACGCGGGGACCATCCGCCTGGGCGAGACCGTCCAGGTTGGCTACGTCGATCAGGATCGCGATCTCGACCCGGACGCAACGGTCTGGGAGGCGATCTCCGACCGGCAGGACGACGTCACCCTCGGGAAGCGGACCGTCGCCTCACGCGCCTACGTCTCGTGGTTCAACTTCCGCGGCTCCGATCAGCAACGGAAGGTGGGAACGCTGTCCGGCGGCGAGCGCAACCGCGTTCACCTGGCCCGGCTGCTGCGCAACGGCGCCAACCTGCTGCTGCTGGACGAGCCGACCAACGACCTCGACGTCGACACGCTGCGGGCGCTCGAAGATGCCCTCCTCGCCTTCGCCGGCTGCGCCGTCGTGGTCAGCCACGACCGGTGGTTCCTCGACCGGATCGCCACGCACATCATCGCGTTCGAGGGGAACAGCGAAGTCGTCTGGTTCGCTGGGAACTACAGCGACTACGAAGCCGACCGGAAGCGGCGCCTCGGCTGGAAGGCGGACCATCCGCAGCGGATCAAGTTCCGCAAGCTGACGCGGGCGTGA
- a CDS encoding MBL fold metallo-hydrolase produces the protein MRTIRMLVVGLPLALAATALALGQGPADGTLDIYVIDVEGGEATLFVGPSGDSLLVDTGWPGFDGRDADRIAAAARDAGVTELDYVIVTHFHTDHMGGSVQLAERIPVRTWLDHGTTVDEGERRLAAFGIYTDLRSTGEHRVVAPGDTVEMEGLEVTIIASHGEVLADPLPGAGGPNPRCGDFVFHGEDITSRYGDAEDARSISAFIRFGEFRTVIMGDLTWNKEHPLVCPDNKLGTVDLYLVSHHGSDTSGAPAFVHALAPRVGVMNNGPRKGGAVLTFQILEESATLEDLWQNHYSLPGGDRYNAPGQYIANVTEGTALPDGRTVHMGAAHWIHVSASSDGSFEVTNSRNGFSRRYEP, from the coding sequence ATGCGCACGATCCGGATGCTCGTAGTCGGCCTACCGCTCGCGTTGGCCGCGACCGCCCTGGCGCTGGGGCAGGGGCCGGCGGACGGGACGCTGGACATCTACGTGATCGACGTCGAGGGCGGCGAGGCGACGCTCTTCGTCGGCCCCTCGGGGGATTCCCTACTGGTCGACACCGGCTGGCCGGGCTTCGACGGGCGCGATGCCGACCGGATCGCGGCGGCGGCGCGTGACGCCGGCGTGACCGAGCTCGACTACGTCATCGTGACCCACTTCCACACCGACCACATGGGTGGCTCGGTGCAGCTCGCGGAGCGCATCCCGGTGCGGACCTGGCTGGACCATGGCACGACGGTCGACGAGGGGGAACGGCGGCTGGCCGCGTTCGGGATCTACACCGACCTGCGTAGCACCGGCGAGCACCGCGTCGTAGCGCCGGGCGACACCGTGGAGATGGAGGGTCTCGAGGTCACCATCATCGCGTCGCACGGCGAAGTGCTGGCGGACCCGCTACCCGGCGCGGGCGGGCCGAACCCGCGGTGCGGCGACTTCGTCTTTCACGGCGAGGACATCACCAGCCGCTATGGCGACGCCGAGGATGCGCGTTCCATCAGCGCGTTCATCCGCTTCGGCGAGTTCCGCACCGTGATCATGGGGGACCTGACGTGGAACAAGGAGCACCCTCTGGTCTGCCCCGACAACAAGCTGGGGACGGTCGACCTCTACCTCGTGTCGCACCACGGCTCGGACACGTCCGGCGCGCCGGCCTTCGTTCACGCGCTGGCGCCGCGCGTCGGTGTCATGAACAACGGGCCCCGGAAGGGTGGGGCGGTGCTGACGTTCCAGATCCTCGAGGAGAGTGCCACCCTCGAGGACCTCTGGCAGAACCACTACTCGCTGCCGGGAGGCGACCGCTACAACGCGCCGGGACAGTACATCGCGAACGTCACGGAGGGCACCGCGCTACCCGACGGGCGCACCGTCCATATGGGCGCCGCGCACTGGATCCACGTCTCGGCCAGCTCCGACGGCTCGTTCGAGGTGACGAACAGCCGGAACGGGTTCAGCCGCCGCTACGAGCCGTAG
- a CDS encoding ferritin-like domain-containing protein has product MTKDELIEKLNHDLADELGAIIQYIIYAARATGPYRPQLAQFFLAEVADEQAHAQYLANKIAALGGTPTTTPRHVPLPDGDRAMLEEVVAAEKRATEAYVQRAKDAEEYGDKGLVVQLEDFIRAESSHVEETERILEDWPL; this is encoded by the coding sequence GTGACCAAAGACGAACTGATCGAGAAACTGAACCACGACCTGGCCGACGAACTCGGCGCCATCATCCAGTACATCATCTACGCGGCCCGCGCGACCGGCCCCTATCGCCCGCAACTGGCTCAGTTCTTCCTCGCGGAAGTGGCCGACGAACAGGCGCACGCGCAGTACCTGGCGAACAAGATCGCCGCGCTCGGCGGCACTCCCACGACCACGCCGCGCCACGTGCCGCTCCCGGACGGCGACCGCGCCATGCTGGAGGAAGTGGTCGCGGCCGAGAAACGCGCCACCGAGGCGTACGTCCAGCGAGCCAAGGACGCCGAGGAGTACGGCGACAAGGGCCTCGTCGTTCAGCTCGAGGACTTCATACGGGCCGAGAGCAGCCACGTCGAGGAAACCGAGCGGATCCTGGAGGACTGGCCGCTGTAG
- a CDS encoding beta-lactamase family protein, whose amino-acid sequence MKSRMRLTAFVVAFALLLVPQALVAQGLERVAPEEVGMSSERLDRLSLAIEEYVDEGRLAGAVAIVVRRGKIAYLEAIGHRDVDAQAPMPADAIFRIASQTKALASIGVMMLQEEGKLLITDPVGKYLPAFAETRVLETDDSGGHEIVAARRPINIRDLLTHTAGISYGMGLLGSRGPAADAWEEAGITGWYLADRDETVGETMARLADLPMDAHPGESWIYGYNTDILGAMIEKISGQTLEAFLKERLFDPLGMTDTHFFLPQDKVGRLATVYSSVDGGSGFERAPDTGTMVSQGHYVNGPRKAFSAGAGSLSTATDYATFLQMLLNGGEFNGTRILSRKTVESILSDHLGDIPFRPGQGFGLGFSIMHDPAAAGLPGSAGEFGWGGAYHSTYWADPKEEMVVVYLTQIIPAINLDDQQKLRTLVYQAIID is encoded by the coding sequence ATGAAATCACGCATGCGCCTGACGGCGTTCGTTGTCGCATTCGCGCTGCTGCTCGTCCCCCAGGCGTTGGTCGCGCAGGGACTGGAGCGCGTCGCTCCGGAAGAGGTCGGCATGTCCTCGGAGCGGCTCGACCGCCTCAGCCTCGCGATCGAGGAGTACGTCGACGAAGGCCGTCTCGCCGGCGCCGTCGCCATCGTCGTGCGGCGCGGGAAGATTGCCTACCTCGAGGCGATCGGGCACCGCGATGTCGACGCGCAGGCGCCGATGCCGGCCGACGCCATCTTCCGCATCGCGTCGCAGACCAAGGCGCTGGCCAGCATCGGGGTGATGATGCTGCAGGAAGAGGGCAAGCTGCTGATCACCGACCCCGTCGGCAAGTACCTGCCGGCATTCGCCGAAACCAGGGTGCTGGAGACAGACGACAGTGGCGGCCACGAGATAGTGGCGGCGCGCCGGCCGATCAACATCCGGGACCTGCTGACGCATACCGCCGGCATCAGCTACGGCATGGGCCTGCTCGGCAGTCGCGGGCCGGCCGCCGATGCGTGGGAAGAAGCAGGAATCACCGGCTGGTACCTCGCCGATCGTGACGAGACAGTCGGCGAAACGATGGCGCGGCTCGCGGACCTGCCGATGGACGCGCACCCGGGAGAGAGCTGGATTTACGGCTACAACACCGACATTCTGGGCGCGATGATCGAGAAGATCAGCGGCCAGACGCTCGAGGCGTTCCTGAAGGAGCGGCTGTTCGATCCGCTCGGCATGACCGACACCCACTTCTTCCTGCCGCAGGACAAGGTGGGCCGGCTGGCGACGGTCTACTCCTCCGTCGACGGGGGCAGCGGCTTCGAGCGGGCGCCGGACACGGGCACGATGGTGAGTCAGGGTCACTACGTGAACGGTCCCCGCAAGGCCTTCTCCGCCGGCGCGGGCTCGCTGTCGACGGCGACCGACTACGCCACGTTCCTGCAGATGCTGCTGAACGGCGGCGAATTCAACGGAACGCGGATCCTGTCACGCAAGACGGTCGAGTCGATACTCTCGGACCACCTCGGCGACATCCCGTTCCGGCCGGGCCAGGGGTTCGGCCTCGGCTTCTCCATCATGCACGACCCGGCGGCCGCCGGGCTGCCCGGTTCGGCCGGCGAGTTTGGTTGGGGCGGCGCGTATCACTCGACGTACTGGGCCGACCCGAAGGAAGAGATGGTGGTGGTCTACCTGACGCAGATCATCCCGGCCATCAACCTGGACGATCAGCAGAAGCTCCGGACGCTGGTCTACCAGGCGATCATCGACTGA
- a CDS encoding TRAP transporter fused permease subunit encodes MDGRGIKLTASDTPPTGSTEPADGSGADRTEPITPVAAPLDDTEPDVPTRTLSGTTGRIATTLAAGLSLYALYWVVFIVQPQIYRVSFLAITLILTFLVFPMHARWRPRVTPLDWILGAISLVALAWPIIDFDQFVYRAATPSTTDLLLGTVTTLVVLEATRRTVGPILPVTAVAFLLYGYYGPYLELIGLDLFAHRGYDVARLVGTLYMTLEGIFGVPLNVTSTFIILFTIFGAILAHSGAGQFFIQWTMSAFGRSHSGAGPGRTVTLSGFLLGTVSGSGVATTVTLGAVAWPLLRRAGFSAEIGGGILSASGIGAIMAPPTMGAAAFLIAEFLQITYLQVIVMAIVPAVLYYFSIVLMIEADARRLGTHAVDVNLPSVGELTRRFGYQFLPLIAIVVLLVSGMTPFRAVFLSTLLAIALSFLRRENALVPRRLVAALEAGGRGVLPVAATTATAGIIVGVVTLTGLGLKISGIIVDLAGGNIFLTVVYAAVAVWMLGLAVPVTASYIIAAVMIAPALTLVGVPDFAAHMFIFYYAVLSEVSPPTALSPFAAAAITGGNPFQTMMLTWKYTLPAFLVPFAFTVSPEGAGVLLQAPAGDIIRTVGTAAIGVSALAMGLGGWLRRAASMPERALAVTGGLLLFYATTTTDIMGLVIFGAAVVLHLVRTR; translated from the coding sequence CTGGACGGACGGGGGATCAAACTGACCGCATCGGACACGCCGCCAACGGGATCGACGGAGCCGGCCGACGGATCCGGGGCAGACCGCACGGAACCGATCACGCCGGTCGCGGCGCCGCTCGACGACACCGAGCCGGACGTCCCGACCCGCACGCTGAGCGGGACGACCGGCCGCATCGCCACCACTCTCGCCGCCGGGCTGTCGCTCTACGCCCTCTACTGGGTGGTGTTCATCGTCCAGCCGCAGATCTACCGCGTCAGCTTCCTGGCGATCACGCTCATCCTGACGTTCCTCGTCTTCCCGATGCACGCCCGCTGGCGCCCACGTGTCACTCCGCTCGACTGGATACTGGGAGCGATCTCGCTGGTGGCGCTCGCCTGGCCGATCATCGACTTCGATCAGTTCGTCTACCGCGCCGCGACGCCGTCCACCACCGACCTGCTGCTGGGAACGGTAACGACGCTGGTCGTGCTGGAGGCGACGCGGCGGACCGTCGGCCCGATCCTGCCCGTCACCGCGGTCGCGTTCCTGCTGTACGGCTACTACGGGCCGTATCTCGAGCTGATCGGCCTCGATCTCTTCGCGCACCGGGGTTACGACGTCGCCCGCCTCGTAGGCACGCTCTACATGACGCTGGAGGGGATCTTCGGCGTCCCGCTGAACGTCACCTCGACGTTCATCATCCTGTTCACCATCTTCGGGGCCATCCTGGCCCACTCGGGCGCCGGGCAATTCTTCATACAGTGGACGATGTCGGCATTCGGCCGGTCCCACAGCGGCGCCGGGCCGGGACGGACGGTGACCCTCTCCGGCTTCCTGCTCGGAACCGTCTCCGGGAGCGGCGTCGCGACCACCGTCACCCTCGGCGCCGTGGCCTGGCCGCTCCTCCGCCGCGCCGGTTTCTCGGCCGAAATCGGCGGCGGGATCCTGTCGGCTAGCGGAATCGGCGCGATCATGGCCCCGCCGACGATGGGCGCGGCGGCGTTCCTGATCGCCGAGTTCCTGCAGATCACCTATCTGCAGGTGATCGTGATGGCCATCGTGCCCGCCGTCCTCTACTACTTCTCGATCGTCCTGATGATCGAAGCCGACGCCCGCCGCCTCGGGACGCACGCGGTCGACGTCAACCTCCCGTCCGTCGGCGAGTTGACCCGCCGCTTCGGCTACCAGTTCCTCCCGCTAATCGCCATCGTCGTACTGCTGGTCAGCGGCATGACCCCGTTCCGCGCGGTCTTCCTGTCGACGCTGCTCGCGATCGCCCTCAGCTTCCTCCGGCGGGAGAACGCGCTCGTGCCGCGTCGCCTGGTGGCGGCCCTCGAAGCGGGCGGCCGGGGCGTGCTTCCGGTCGCGGCGACGACGGCAACGGCCGGGATCATCGTCGGCGTGGTGACCCTCACCGGCCTCGGCCTGAAGATCTCCGGCATCATCGTCGACCTGGCGGGGGGCAACATCTTTCTGACCGTCGTCTACGCCGCGGTCGCGGTCTGGATGCTCGGCCTCGCGGTGCCGGTCACCGCGTCCTACATCATCGCGGCGGTGATGATCGCGCCGGCCCTCACCCTGGTGGGGGTACCGGACTTCGCCGCGCACATGTTCATCTTCTACTACGCGGTGCTGTCGGAGGTGTCGCCGCCGACGGCGCTGTCACCCTTCGCGGCGGCGGCAATCACGGGAGGCAACCCCTTCCAGACGATGATGCTCACGTGGAAGTACACGCTGCCGGCATTCCTCGTGCCGTTCGCTTTCACGGTGAGCCCGGAGGGCGCGGGAGTCCTGCTGCAGGCGCCCGCCGGCGACATCATCCGGACCGTCGGCACCGCCGCCATCGGCGTCAGTGCGCTGGCGATGGGGCTGGGCGGCTGGCTCCGCCGGGCGGCGTCGATGCCGGAACGGGCGCTCGCCGTCACCGGCGGCCTGCTCCTCTTTTACGCGACCACGACCACGGATATCATGGGATTAGTCATCTTCGGTGCGGCCGTCGTGCTGCACCTGGTTCGGACCCGGTAA
- a CDS encoding TAXI family TRAP transporter solute-binding subunit, with the protein MTARHSGRSFEPRRRVALVAAVAIALAAAVACGGPGGGTGLTVRLSIATGGTGGVYYPYGGGIAKVISDNVDGVEATAEVTAGTVDNLKFIGNRSADIAFALADSLDDAANQRGPFADFGAVPMRALAVLYDNYNHLISVTSTGVETVADLKGRIVSTGAPGSGTEISAFRILEASGVDPNADITRQSLSAAASVDAIKDDKIDAFFFSGGLPTGAILDLASTPGRTIKVVPNGDTLDTLQAEFGSLVYHNSPIPPSTYPGMEETVTVVAVSNVLVVHADMDEQLAYDLTRVLFAHHTELAAVHPMAAVLTLDSATVGSPIPFHDGAIRYYREAGAWTDGGSN; encoded by the coding sequence ATGACGGCACGACACTCTGGACGGTCTTTTGAGCCGAGGCGGCGCGTGGCCCTGGTGGCGGCGGTGGCGATTGCGCTGGCAGCCGCCGTGGCATGCGGCGGGCCGGGCGGCGGCACGGGACTCACTGTGCGGCTGTCCATCGCTACGGGCGGGACCGGGGGCGTCTACTACCCCTACGGCGGCGGCATCGCCAAGGTGATCAGCGACAACGTCGACGGCGTCGAAGCCACCGCCGAGGTGACGGCGGGAACCGTCGACAACCTGAAGTTCATCGGGAACCGGTCGGCCGACATCGCCTTCGCGCTGGCCGACTCGCTGGATGACGCGGCCAACCAGCGCGGTCCCTTCGCCGACTTCGGCGCGGTGCCGATGCGCGCCCTCGCCGTGCTCTACGACAACTACAACCACCTCATCTCGGTCACGAGCACGGGTGTCGAGACGGTCGCCGATCTGAAGGGGCGCATCGTCTCGACCGGCGCGCCCGGGAGCGGCACGGAGATCAGCGCGTTCCGGATTCTCGAAGCCTCGGGCGTCGATCCGAATGCCGACATCACCCGGCAGAGCCTGAGCGCGGCAGCGTCGGTCGACGCCATCAAGGACGACAAGATCGACGCCTTCTTCTTCAGCGGAGGCCTGCCAACCGGCGCCATTCTCGACCTCGCGTCGACGCCGGGGCGGACCATCAAGGTCGTGCCGAACGGCGACACGCTGGACACGCTTCAGGCGGAGTTCGGCTCGCTCGTCTATCACAACTCCCCCATCCCGCCCTCCACTTACCCCGGCATGGAAGAGACGGTAACCGTCGTGGCGGTCTCGAACGTGCTGGTCGTGCATGCCGACATGGACGAGCAACTCGCCTACGACCTGACGCGCGTGCTGTTCGCCCACCACACCGAGCTGGCCGCGGTCCATCCGATGGCGGCGGTCCTGACCCTCGACAGCGCCACCGTCGGCTCCCCCATCCCGTTCCATGACGGCGCCATCCGCTACTATCGCGAAGCGGGCGCCTGGACGGACGGGGGATCAAACTGA